One stretch of Syntrophobacterales bacterium DNA includes these proteins:
- the pyrR gene encoding bifunctional pyr operon transcriptional regulator/uracil phosphoribosyltransferase PyrR — protein MKTKALLDKKALERTINRITHEIIEKNQGCGSLSLIGIRTRGVHLASRIRDKVLEVEKTSLPVGVLDITMYRDDIFKLKTPILKKTEIPFNVNDMTLVLVDDVIHTGRTIRAAIDAIMDLGRPNKIHLAVLVDRGQRELPIHPDYVGVFYAVGPGEEVLVRLREVDSKDEVVLVRS, from the coding sequence ATGAAGACCAAAGCCCTGCTTGACAAGAAAGCTCTTGAAAGAACCATCAACAGGATTACTCATGAAATAATTGAAAAGAACCAGGGATGCGGATCGCTGAGCCTTATAGGAATACGGACAAGGGGGGTTCATCTGGCGAGCAGGATCAGAGATAAAGTGCTTGAAGTGGAAAAGACATCCCTTCCAGTCGGTGTGCTTGATATAACCATGTACAGGGACGACATCTTCAAGCTTAAGACGCCAATCCTGAAGAAGACCGAGATACCTTTCAACGTGAACGACATGACACTCGTCTTGGTGGACGACGTTATTCATACCGGGCGAACTATAAGAGCGGCCATAGACGCCATTATGGACCTTGGGAGACCCAATAAGATCCATCTCGCTGTTCTTGTGGACCGGGGTCAAAGAGAGCTCCCCATTCACCCTGATTACGTGGGGGTCTTTTACGCCGTTGGCCCCGGCGAAGAGGTCCTCGTCAGGCTTCGTGAGGTGGACAGCAAAGATGAAGTAGTGCTGGTGAGGTCGTAG
- a CDS encoding 4Fe-4S binding protein: MRPYISQELCKKCLECVEICPYEVFVFQDEDVVAANSEDCIECASCVDMCPDNAIRMDD, encoded by the coding sequence ATGAGACCCTACATTTCCCAAGAGTTATGTAAAAAATGTCTGGAATGTGTTGAAATTTGTCCTTACGAAGTATTTGTTTTCCAGGATGAAGATGTCGTGGCGGCAAACTCCGAGGACTGTATAGAGTGTGCGTCATGTGTGGATATGTGTCCTGATAATGCAATCAGGATGGATGACTGA
- a CDS encoding crossover junction endodeoxyribonuclease RuvC, producing MVILGIDPGLASTGFGAIACNGPEPRLLRCGYIKTSTADAMSQRLFSIYSDLNHLVKAVRPDLVAVENVFSLVKYPRAGIVLGGVVGIIYLCVVQNNLTMKEITPKEIKNALVGCGSADKSQVKRTVQAALKVDGIKSFHAADALAVALTALYRTSPERVG from the coding sequence ATGGTGATACTTGGCATTGATCCTGGGCTAGCCAGTACGGGTTTTGGCGCGATTGCCTGCAATGGTCCGGAACCGCGTCTTTTGAGGTGTGGCTACATAAAGACATCAACCGCGGATGCCATGTCGCAGAGGCTGTTCAGTATCTATTCCGATCTCAATCACTTGGTGAAAGCGGTGCGGCCTGATCTTGTAGCGGTTGAAAATGTATTCTCCTTGGTGAAGTATCCGAGGGCGGGCATTGTGCTGGGTGGTGTTGTTGGTATCATATATCTTTGCGTGGTTCAGAACAACCTGACAATGAAAGAGATAACGCCGAAAGAGATAAAAAATGCCCTCGTAGGATGCGGCAGTGCCGATAAAAGCCAGGTAAAAAGGACGGTCCAAGCTGCGCTTAAAGTGGATGGCATCAAGTCCTTTCATGCTGCGGATGCCTTGGCTGTGGCTCTTACCGCGTTGTACAGGACTTCTCCAGAGCGTGTCGGATGA
- the ruvB gene encoding Holliday junction branch migration DNA helicase RuvB produces MINEETDVNALLKQTEESRTLDDENSVSLRPSILSEYVGQDKVVETLKIAVEAAKQRKEPLEHILFNGPPGLGKTTLAHIIANEMGTRIIMSSGPALEKGGDLMGLLTHMERGDVFFIDEIHRMPKVVEEFLYPAMEDFAVDFIFDKGVHARTHRYRLEHFTLIGATTRSGLLSSPLRERFGITRDLDFYTEADLIKIIKRSAVILNVPINEDGAYETARRARGTPRVANKLLKRVRDYAQVRADGKITGKIAVEALFLEGIDGYGLGEIDRRLLTTIIVNYNGGPVGIEALAATLQLESDVLLEVVEPYLLKTGFVIRTSQGRRASPMAFSHLGIPYKSSHVSSGLFDK; encoded by the coding sequence ATGATAAACGAAGAGACCGACGTTAATGCCTTGTTAAAGCAGACAGAGGAGAGCCGCACATTAGATGATGAGAACAGCGTTTCTTTGAGGCCATCCATACTCTCCGAATATGTAGGACAGGACAAGGTAGTCGAGACCCTCAAGATAGCAGTCGAGGCGGCGAAACAACGAAAAGAGCCGTTGGAACACATTCTTTTTAACGGGCCGCCTGGATTAGGAAAGACCACGCTTGCTCACATCATCGCCAATGAGATGGGTACGAGGATCATAATGTCTTCCGGGCCTGCGCTTGAGAAGGGCGGCGATCTGATGGGGTTGCTCACTCATATGGAGAGAGGCGATGTGTTCTTTATTGATGAGATTCACAGGATGCCGAAGGTAGTGGAAGAATTCCTATATCCTGCCATGGAAGACTTTGCGGTCGATTTTATCTTCGATAAGGGTGTTCACGCGAGGACTCACAGGTACAGACTCGAACATTTTACTCTCATCGGCGCGACAACAAGATCTGGGCTTCTCTCATCTCCCCTCAGAGAGCGGTTCGGCATTACAAGAGACCTTGATTTTTATACCGAAGCCGATCTTATAAAGATTATAAAGCGATCTGCCGTGATACTTAATGTGCCTATAAATGAGGATGGGGCTTATGAAACGGCGAGAAGGGCGAGGGGTACTCCGCGGGTGGCCAACAAGCTGCTCAAGCGGGTACGTGATTACGCTCAGGTAAGGGCGGACGGGAAGATCACGGGAAAGATCGCAGTGGAAGCGCTGTTCCTTGAAGGGATTGATGGATATGGCCTCGGAGAAATCGACCGAAGACTGCTTACTACCATCATAGTCAATTACAATGGAGGGCCTGTGGGTATTGAGGCGCTGGCGGCTACACTGCAGCTTGAGTCAGACGTGCTTCTTGAGGTGGTGGAGCCCTATTTGCTAAAAACAGGCTTTGTTATCAGAACGTCCCAAGGGAGAAGGGCTTCTCCAATGGCTTTCTCTCATCTTGGAATCCCTTATAAGAGCTCCCATGTTTCGTCAGGACTGTTCGATAAATAA
- a CDS encoding cold-shock protein gives MPVGKVKWFNDSKGYGFIEQDNGEDVFVHFSAIKQDGFKTLKTGERVDFEVVKGPKGPQAANVVKSE, from the coding sequence ATGCCAGTAGGTAAAGTTAAATGGTTCAACGATTCGAAGGGGTATGGCTTTATTGAACAAGACAACGGAGAGGACGTCTTTGTGCATTTTTCTGCAATTAAACAGGATGGATTTAAGACGTTAAAAACCGGGGAACGCGTTGACTTTGAAGTAGTCAAAGGTCCGAAAGGCCCACAGGCCGCAAATGTGGTGAAGTCGGAATAA
- the cobA gene encoding uroporphyrinogen-III C-methyltransferase has product MGKIFLVGAGPGDPKLITVKGMELIRRADSIIYDYLANDSLLGFAGKGVELIYVGKQASRHAMSQGEINDLLARKAREKEIVVRLKGGDPYVFGRGGEEAVYLADLGIEFEIVPGVTSAISVPSYAGVPLTHREYASTVAFVTGHEDETKAGSTIKWHELALGVDTIVFLMGIKHLKEIKERLIEEGRAADTPACVIQWGTMPQQRVVTGPLKDIDALASKANIKPPGIIVVGDVVTLREKLKWFEKKPLFGKKIAVTRAPHQSMKLGELLTERGAEALYIATINIVPIKPNDRLREAIDRISKYFCIIFTSVNGASIFFDALFAQGMDARSLAGVKVLPIGTATAEFLESKGLMPDFIPKKFTSEGIIEVLEGKVKGRRFLLPRAEQARNVIAKFISDHGGLCDVIPVYRTTLPDNTELPAEKPDIVTFTSASTVENFITLFGKEMFETTSVASIGPITTETLTKHQVRVDIEASRYDIKGLVDAIVETVSRQMAEKST; this is encoded by the coding sequence ATGGGAAAAATATTTTTAGTTGGGGCCGGCCCTGGTGATCCGAAACTTATTACCGTCAAAGGAATGGAACTGATACGTCGTGCTGATTCCATCATATATGACTACTTGGCGAATGATAGCCTCCTTGGGTTTGCAGGAAAGGGCGTGGAGCTTATCTATGTGGGGAAGCAGGCTTCCAGGCACGCGATGTCACAAGGTGAGATTAATGATTTGCTTGCGAGGAAAGCTCGCGAAAAAGAGATTGTAGTGCGGCTTAAGGGGGGGGACCCCTATGTGTTCGGCAGGGGAGGAGAAGAAGCAGTTTATTTAGCCGACCTGGGAATTGAATTTGAAATTGTCCCTGGTGTTACGTCAGCGATATCCGTACCTTCCTATGCTGGTGTACCTTTGACTCACAGAGAATATGCCTCCACGGTTGCCTTCGTGACAGGGCATGAGGACGAAACAAAGGCAGGCTCAACTATCAAATGGCATGAGCTTGCGCTCGGGGTTGATACTATCGTATTCCTCATGGGAATAAAGCATCTGAAAGAGATAAAAGAGAGGTTGATTGAAGAAGGCAGGGCTGCCGATACCCCCGCCTGCGTCATACAGTGGGGCACCATGCCACAGCAACGGGTAGTGACGGGGCCATTGAAAGACATTGATGCGCTGGCGAGCAAGGCCAACATTAAACCCCCGGGCATCATCGTGGTGGGAGATGTGGTGACTCTCAGGGAAAAACTTAAATGGTTCGAGAAAAAACCTCTTTTTGGAAAGAAGATCGCCGTTACCCGGGCGCCTCATCAGTCGATGAAGCTCGGCGAATTACTTACTGAAAGGGGAGCTGAAGCACTTTATATTGCCACCATAAACATAGTTCCTATCAAACCTAACGACCGGCTCAGGGAGGCGATAGACAGGATCAGTAAATACTTTTGTATAATCTTTACGAGTGTGAACGGCGCATCCATATTTTTTGACGCACTATTCGCTCAAGGGATGGACGCTAGGTCTTTGGCTGGAGTAAAAGTGCTGCCAATAGGGACGGCTACAGCTGAATTTTTAGAATCAAAGGGATTAATGCCGGATTTTATCCCGAAAAAGTTTACTTCAGAAGGGATTATCGAAGTATTAGAAGGAAAAGTAAAAGGGCGACGATTCTTGTTGCCGAGGGCGGAACAGGCCCGCAACGTGATAGCAAAATTTATAAGTGATCATGGCGGTCTATGCGATGTAATCCCCGTTTACAGGACGACACTTCCGGACAACACCGAGTTGCCTGCCGAGAAGCCTGACATTGTGACGTTTACAAGCGCCTCAACGGTGGAAAATTTTATCACCCTCTTCGGTAAGGAGATGTTTGAAACGACATCCGTTGCCTCCATAGGGCCCATCACTACGGAAACACTGACGAAGCATCAGGTGAGGGTGGATATTGAGGCTTCCCGATATGATATCAAGGGTCTTGTCGACGCTATTGTAGAAACAGTGAGCCGACAAATGGCCGAAAAAAGCACATAA
- a CDS encoding zinc ribbon domain-containing protein, with protein sequence MPIYEYECTGCGKTFEIFQKIGDDPLTECRECGAVLNKLVSQCSFHLKGTGWYVTDYKKPIDTVGGAKYKETKEDVTSETKTETKSEAPVETKTETKSEATTETKSAGQAGG encoded by the coding sequence ATGCCAATTTACGAATATGAATGCACTGGTTGTGGTAAGACCTTTGAAATATTCCAGAAAATAGGAGACGATCCTTTGACAGAGTGCCGAGAGTGCGGGGCGGTGCTCAACAAATTAGTTTCCCAATGTTCGTTTCATTTAAAGGGTACCGGATGGTACGTAACAGATTACAAGAAGCCGATAGACACGGTGGGGGGCGCAAAATACAAGGAAACAAAGGAAGATGTGACCTCTGAGACAAAAACAGAGACGAAGTCAGAGGCGCCAGTTGAGACAAAAACAGAGACGAAGTCAGAGGCAACAACCGAGACTAAAAGTGCCGGTCAGGCTGGGGGTTAA